The following are encoded in a window of Mycolicibacterium tusciae JS617 genomic DNA:
- a CDS encoding FAD-dependent oxidoreductase, giving the protein MTSLWLANTAEPVTTPRDMEGIEDTSDVVVVGAGITGLTTAVLLARAGKRVSVVEAQYVGAGATGNTTGKVSLLQGTKLSRIAKKHGREVLREYVTGNTEGRDWLLRYCEEHGLHVQREDDYSYAQQADGLGTARSVLAAAQEAGVDGAEWVDQADVPFPFRGGVRLPDQAQIDPMPFLNSLVTELERHGGRLFEGVRVTSISGTGPVRISLQKTASAGNGQHQQVSISAQQCVLATGIPILDRGGFFARVKPQRSYCLAFDVPGDITRPMFISVDSPTRSVRYAPTDAGEKLIVGGAGHTVGRADSAAAGIEELTKWTALHYPGAVRTHFWSAQDYTPVDELPYVGPLLPKFEKIFVATGFDKWGMSNGVAAALALSSQILGGRMDWRRAFASWSPHEAAGITTALKANLEVGFNLAKGWVTPMTASGATPREGDGVVTGPPWHLRAESRVDGETRVVSPVCPHLGGIVSWNDADCTWECPLHGSRFAPDGTLLEGPATKSLTP; this is encoded by the coding sequence ATGACCTCGCTATGGCTGGCCAATACGGCTGAACCCGTCACGACGCCCCGCGACATGGAAGGCATCGAGGACACCTCCGATGTGGTGGTTGTCGGCGCCGGAATCACCGGCCTGACGACAGCTGTGCTGCTGGCCAGGGCGGGTAAGCGCGTGAGCGTCGTCGAAGCCCAGTACGTCGGAGCAGGAGCAACAGGCAACACCACCGGCAAAGTCAGCCTGCTGCAGGGGACAAAGCTGTCACGAATCGCCAAAAAGCACGGTCGAGAGGTTCTACGCGAATACGTCACCGGAAACACCGAAGGTCGCGATTGGTTACTGCGGTATTGCGAGGAACACGGTCTGCATGTCCAGCGCGAGGACGACTACTCCTACGCCCAGCAAGCGGATGGGTTGGGCACCGCCAGATCCGTACTCGCGGCCGCCCAAGAAGCCGGAGTCGACGGCGCCGAGTGGGTCGATCAGGCGGATGTGCCCTTTCCGTTCCGCGGCGGCGTGCGTCTGCCAGACCAGGCACAGATCGACCCCATGCCGTTCCTCAATAGCCTTGTGACCGAGCTTGAACGCCACGGCGGCAGGCTGTTTGAAGGTGTGCGCGTCACCTCGATATCCGGCACGGGCCCAGTGCGGATCTCCTTACAGAAGACAGCATCGGCTGGGAATGGGCAGCACCAACAGGTTTCGATAAGTGCCCAGCAATGCGTACTTGCTACCGGTATACCGATCTTGGACCGCGGCGGATTCTTCGCGCGGGTGAAGCCGCAGCGCTCCTACTGCCTGGCCTTCGACGTGCCCGGCGACATCACGCGGCCCATGTTCATCTCCGTGGACTCCCCTACCCGGTCGGTGCGCTACGCGCCGACCGACGCTGGCGAGAAGCTCATCGTCGGTGGTGCTGGACACACCGTCGGCCGCGCCGATTCGGCGGCCGCCGGCATCGAGGAGCTCACCAAGTGGACCGCCCTCCATTATCCGGGCGCCGTTCGGACTCACTTCTGGTCCGCCCAGGACTACACCCCCGTCGACGAACTTCCCTACGTCGGCCCACTGCTGCCCAAGTTCGAGAAGATTTTCGTCGCTACGGGTTTCGACAAGTGGGGGATGTCCAACGGCGTCGCAGCGGCCTTGGCGCTTTCATCCCAAATACTGGGCGGCCGGATGGACTGGCGCCGCGCGTTCGCGAGTTGGAGTCCGCACGAGGCCGCCGGAATCACCACCGCCCTGAAGGCAAACCTCGAGGTGGGCTTCAACTTGGCCAAGGGGTGGGTGACGCCGATGACCGCATCCGGTGCCACCCCGAGGGAGGGCGACGGCGTGGTGACCGGGCCGCCATGGCATCTGCGCGCGGAGAGCAGGGTCGACGGCGAGACACGCGTGGTCTCCCCGGTGTGTCCACATCTCGGCGGCATCGTGAGTTGGAACGACGCCGACTGCACATGGGAGTGTCCGCTGCACGGCTCCCGCTTCGCTCCCGACGGCACGCTGCTCGAGGGCCCCGCCACAAAATCCCTCACACCGTAG
- a CDS encoding sensor domain-containing protein — MRLAVLAGVGVAVGLSCLSLAAPPGEASARPSDPGVVNYAVMSKGSVSNIVGAPMRFEWTFTAPFQSFFVDNPACNNWADIGLPDVYADPDLASFNGAVTQSAPNDQRHFAKQAVGVFATNDAADRAFHRVVDRTVGCSGQTTAMHLDSMITQVWTFDGVPASATDADWVKQEPGTDRRCFTTTRKRENVLLQAKVCQSGNGGPAANVLAGAMQNTLGQ; from the coding sequence GTGCGGCTCGCCGTCCTGGCCGGTGTCGGTGTCGCCGTTGGCCTGTCGTGCCTGTCACTGGCGGCGCCGCCGGGTGAGGCTTCGGCGCGGCCGTCGGATCCGGGCGTCGTGAATTACGCAGTGATGTCCAAGGGTTCGGTTAGCAACATCGTCGGTGCACCGATGCGGTTCGAGTGGACGTTCACCGCGCCGTTCCAGTCGTTCTTCGTCGACAATCCCGCCTGTAACAACTGGGCGGACATCGGCTTGCCCGACGTCTACGCCGACCCTGACCTGGCGTCGTTCAACGGGGCGGTGACGCAGTCGGCGCCGAACGACCAGCGGCACTTCGCCAAGCAGGCGGTCGGTGTCTTCGCCACCAACGACGCCGCCGACCGAGCTTTCCACCGCGTCGTCGACCGCACGGTGGGCTGCAGCGGCCAGACCACCGCGATGCATCTGGACAGCATGATCACCCAGGTCTGGACCTTCGACGGTGTGCCTGCCAGCGCCACCGACGCCGACTGGGTCAAGCAGGAGCCGGGCACCGACCGCCGCTGCTTCACCACGACCCGGAAACGCGAGAATGTTCTGCTGCAGGCGAAAGTCTGTCAGTCCGGCAACGGTGGCCCGGCGGCGAATGTGCTGGCCGGTGCGATGCAGAACACTTTGGGGCAGTAA
- a CDS encoding aspartate-semialdehyde dehydrogenase: protein MVNIGVVGATGQVGQVMRTLLEERDFPASSVRFFASARSQGKKLPFRGQEIEVEDAETADPAGLDIALFSAGATMSRVQAPRFAEAGAVVIDNSSAWRKDPDVPLVVSEVNFTRDAGNRPKGIIANPNCTTMAAMPVLKVLHDEAGLVRIIASTYQAVSGSGIAGVDELHAQASAVVAKSRELVADGGALDFPAPAKYVAPIAFNVIPLAGALVDDGSGETDEDQKLRNESRKILGIPDLLVSGTCVRVPVFTGHSLSINAEFSRPLSVGRATELLASAPGVKLVDVPTPLAAAGIDDTLVGRIRQDPGVADGRGLALFLSGDNLRKGAALNTIQIAELLAAEL, encoded by the coding sequence ATGGTCAACATCGGAGTAGTCGGCGCGACCGGTCAGGTCGGCCAGGTCATGCGCACACTGCTGGAGGAGCGCGACTTCCCCGCCTCCAGCGTGCGGTTCTTCGCCTCCGCGCGCTCCCAGGGTAAGAAGCTGCCGTTCCGCGGCCAGGAGATCGAGGTCGAGGACGCCGAGACCGCGGATCCCGCCGGACTGGACATCGCACTGTTCTCGGCCGGCGCGACCATGTCGCGGGTGCAGGCCCCGCGCTTCGCCGAGGCGGGCGCCGTGGTCATCGACAACTCGTCGGCATGGCGCAAGGATCCCGACGTGCCGCTGGTGGTCAGCGAGGTCAACTTCACTCGCGACGCCGGTAACCGGCCCAAAGGAATCATCGCCAACCCGAACTGCACGACCATGGCCGCGATGCCGGTGCTGAAGGTGCTGCACGACGAGGCCGGACTGGTGCGCATCATCGCGTCCACCTACCAGGCCGTCTCGGGCAGCGGAATCGCAGGCGTGGACGAGTTGCACGCGCAGGCGAGCGCCGTCGTCGCGAAGAGCAGGGAGCTGGTGGCCGACGGTGGTGCGCTCGACTTCCCAGCGCCCGCGAAGTACGTCGCACCGATCGCCTTCAACGTGATTCCGCTTGCGGGTGCGCTCGTGGACGACGGTTCCGGTGAAACCGACGAGGACCAGAAGCTGCGCAACGAGAGTCGCAAGATCCTCGGTATTCCAGACCTCTTGGTAAGCGGGACGTGTGTGCGGGTGCCGGTCTTCACGGGCCATTCGCTGTCGATCAACGCCGAGTTCTCCCGGCCGCTGTCAGTCGGGCGGGCCACCGAGCTGCTGGCATCGGCCCCCGGGGTGAAGCTGGTCGACGTGCCGACACCGCTGGCCGCCGCCGGTATCGACGACACGCTCGTCGGCCGTATCCGCCAGGACCCCGGTGTGGCCGACGGCCGCGGATTGGCGCTCTTCCTGTCGGGTGACAATCTGCGAAAAGGCGCGGCGCTGAACACCATTCAGATCGCCGAGTTGCTGGCCGCCGAGCTCTGA
- a CDS encoding ANTAR domain-containing protein — MPWPSLGYRCGVAHDDAPSLDGDSSVAAALTGGTPQRVGWFRFYFDDERWEWSPEVARLHGYEPETVEPTTRLVLSHKHPDDYGHVAATLEGIRQTHQPFSTRHRIITVQAQTREVVVVGERLYDHAGEAIGTHGFYIDVTPTRQARAAMLDQAVAEFEDNRATIEQAKGILMFVYRIDSQAAFELLRWRSQETNTKLRTLAEQLLADVLALDYGETPPRRTTFDSILLTTHQRIGAHSAQT; from the coding sequence ATGCCGTGGCCCTCACTCGGATATCGTTGCGGGGTGGCGCACGACGACGCGCCGTCGCTAGACGGCGACTCTTCCGTCGCCGCCGCGTTGACCGGCGGCACTCCTCAACGCGTCGGTTGGTTCCGGTTCTACTTCGATGACGAGCGGTGGGAATGGTCCCCCGAAGTCGCACGCCTCCACGGCTACGAACCCGAGACCGTCGAGCCCACCACCCGCCTCGTGCTGTCACACAAGCATCCCGATGACTACGGTCACGTCGCCGCCACGCTCGAAGGCATCCGCCAAACACATCAACCGTTTAGCACCCGTCACCGGATCATCACTGTGCAAGCCCAGACCCGCGAGGTGGTGGTTGTCGGCGAACGCCTTTACGACCACGCCGGCGAAGCAATTGGCACCCACGGCTTCTACATCGACGTCACACCCACACGTCAGGCCCGCGCGGCGATGCTCGACCAGGCGGTGGCGGAATTCGAAGACAATCGCGCGACCATTGAGCAGGCCAAGGGCATTCTCATGTTCGTCTACCGTATCGATAGCCAAGCCGCATTCGAATTGTTGCGGTGGCGGTCGCAGGAAACGAACACGAAGCTGCGCACGCTGGCCGAACAGCTACTAGCCGACGTTCTCGCCCTGGACTATGGCGAAACCCCGCCACGCCGTACGACTTTCGACTCCATATTGCTGACGACACATCAGCGCATTGGCGCCCACTCCGCCCAGACCTGA
- a CDS encoding catalase, whose amino-acid sequence MTDKFTTNDAGNPIPSLEHSLTVGSDGPILLQDHYLIEQMANFNRERIPERQPHAKGGGAFGDFEVTADVSRFTKAAVFQPGTKTEMVARFSTVAGERGSPDTWRDPRGFALKFYTSEGNFDMVGNNTPVFFVRDPMKFQNFIRSQKRMAANNLRDHNMQWDFWTLSPESAHQVTYLMGDRGIPKTWRHMNGYSSHTYSWLNAADELFWVKYHFKTDQGIEFLSQEDADRIAGEDGDYHQRDLFTSIEGGNFPTWTLFVQIMPFEEAKTYRFNPFDLTKVWPHGDYPLHEVGKMTLNRNVEDYHAQMEQASFEPNNIVPGTGLSPDKMLLARGFSYADAHRARLGVNYKQIPVNEPKVDVRAYSKDGAMRIRNATDPVYAPNSMGGPEADPKRAAEVHWASDGDMVRTAYALRAEDDDWGQAGTLVREVLDDAARDRLADNIIGHVSDGVREPVLSRVFQYWTNVDPDLGKKIEEGVRGEGGGG is encoded by the coding sequence ATGACCGATAAGTTCACGACGAACGACGCCGGTAACCCGATCCCCAGCCTCGAGCATTCGCTCACCGTCGGTTCGGACGGCCCAATCCTGCTTCAGGACCACTACCTGATCGAGCAGATGGCCAACTTCAACCGGGAGCGCATTCCGGAGCGGCAGCCACACGCCAAGGGCGGCGGCGCGTTCGGTGACTTCGAGGTGACCGCCGACGTCAGCAGATTCACCAAGGCCGCGGTGTTCCAGCCGGGCACCAAAACCGAGATGGTGGCCAGGTTCTCCACGGTCGCGGGTGAGCGCGGCAGCCCAGACACCTGGCGTGACCCCCGCGGATTCGCGCTGAAGTTCTACACCAGCGAAGGCAACTTCGACATGGTCGGCAATAACACCCCCGTGTTCTTCGTGCGCGACCCGATGAAGTTCCAGAACTTCATCCGCTCGCAGAAGCGGATGGCCGCCAACAACCTTCGCGATCACAACATGCAGTGGGACTTCTGGACGCTCTCACCGGAATCGGCCCACCAGGTCACCTATCTGATGGGCGACCGCGGCATCCCGAAGACCTGGCGTCATATGAACGGCTACTCCAGCCATACCTACAGCTGGCTCAACGCCGCTGACGAACTGTTCTGGGTGAAATACCACTTCAAGACCGACCAGGGCATTGAATTCCTGAGCCAGGAAGACGCCGACCGGATCGCCGGCGAGGACGGTGACTACCACCAGCGCGATCTCTTCACCTCGATCGAGGGCGGCAACTTCCCGACCTGGACCTTATTCGTGCAGATCATGCCGTTCGAGGAGGCCAAGACCTACCGGTTCAACCCCTTCGACCTGACAAAGGTCTGGCCGCACGGCGACTACCCCTTGCACGAGGTCGGGAAGATGACGCTGAACCGCAACGTCGAGGATTACCACGCGCAGATGGAGCAGGCGTCGTTCGAGCCGAACAACATCGTGCCGGGCACCGGACTGAGCCCGGACAAGATGCTGCTGGCCCGTGGCTTCTCCTACGCCGACGCCCACCGTGCGCGACTCGGCGTCAACTACAAGCAGATCCCGGTGAACGAGCCCAAGGTCGACGTGCGCGCCTACTCCAAGGACGGTGCGATGCGGATCCGCAACGCCACCGATCCCGTGTACGCACCGAACTCGATGGGCGGGCCCGAGGCCGACCCGAAGCGGGCGGCGGAGGTGCACTGGGCCTCTGATGGTGACATGGTCCGCACGGCCTATGCGCTGCGCGCCGAGGACGACGACTGGGGTCAGGCGGGCACGCTGGTGCGCGAAGTGCTCGACGACGCCGCGCGGGATCGGTTGGCCGACAACATCATCGGACACGTGTCCGATGGTGTGCGTGAGCCGGTGCTGTCTAGGGTCTTCCAGTACTGGACCAACGTCGACCCCGACCTCGGCAAGAAGATCGAGGAAGGTGTGCGCGGCGAAGGCGGCGGCGGTTAG
- a CDS encoding organic hydroperoxide resistance protein — MSIEVVFTSESTATGGGREGHVKSSTGRIDLDTNHPKEMGGSGVGTNPEELFSAGYAACFLGALRAVAGKEKISVDDASAITAQVGFGKDPEGGFAINAHLIGYLPGFEQAAAEELMEKAHQFCPYSKATRGNIDVKLSAKV; from the coding sequence ATGAGCATCGAAGTTGTTTTCACGTCAGAATCCACCGCAACCGGAGGCGGCCGCGAAGGTCACGTCAAGTCGTCGACCGGCAGGATCGATCTGGACACGAACCACCCGAAGGAGATGGGTGGCAGCGGCGTCGGCACCAACCCCGAGGAGCTGTTCTCGGCCGGCTACGCCGCCTGTTTCCTCGGCGCACTTCGGGCCGTCGCAGGCAAGGAGAAGATCTCCGTCGACGACGCCAGCGCGATCACCGCGCAGGTGGGCTTCGGCAAGGACCCCGAGGGTGGGTTCGCCATCAACGCGCATCTGATCGGATATCTGCCCGGCTTCGAGCAGGCCGCCGCGGAGGAGTTGATGGAGAAGGCTCACCAGTTCTGCCCGTACTCCAAGGCCACTCGCGGCAACATCGACGTCAAGCTGTCAGCGAAGGTCTAA
- a CDS encoding aspartate kinase, with protein sequence MALVVQKYGGSSVSDAERIRRVAERIVETKKAGHDVVVVVSAMGDTTDDLLDLARQVSPAPPAREMDMLLTSGERISNALVAMAIDSLGAQARSFTGSQAGVITTGTHGNAKIIDVTPGRLQQALDQGLIVLVAGFQGVSQDSKDVTTLGRGGSDTTAVALAAALNADVCEIYTDVDGIFTADPRIVPNARHLDTVSFEEMLELAACGAKVLMLRCVEYARRYDVPIHVRSSYTDKPGTLVKGSMEDIGMEDAILTGVAHDRSEAKVTVVALPDVPGYAAKVFRAVADADVNIDMVLQNISKIEDGKTDITFTCSRESGPGAVEKLTALQSEIGFSKVLYDDHIGKVSLVGAGMRSHPGVTATFCEALAEVGVNIDLISTSEIRISVLVKDTELDKAVLALHEAFGLGGDEEAVVYAGTGR encoded by the coding sequence GTGGCGCTCGTCGTGCAGAAGTACGGCGGATCCTCGGTGTCGGACGCCGAGCGGATCCGCCGCGTCGCCGAGCGCATCGTCGAGACGAAGAAGGCAGGTCACGACGTTGTAGTGGTGGTTTCGGCGATGGGCGACACCACCGACGACCTGCTCGATCTCGCTCGTCAGGTCTCTCCCGCCCCGCCGGCGCGGGAGATGGACATGCTGTTGACCTCGGGTGAGCGCATCTCCAATGCGCTGGTGGCGATGGCCATCGACTCGCTGGGAGCCCAGGCGCGATCGTTCACCGGGTCGCAGGCCGGAGTGATCACCACCGGCACCCACGGCAACGCCAAGATCATCGACGTCACACCAGGCCGCCTCCAGCAAGCGCTCGACCAGGGCCTGATCGTGCTGGTCGCCGGCTTCCAAGGGGTCAGCCAGGACAGTAAGGACGTCACGACACTCGGCCGCGGCGGATCGGACACCACCGCCGTCGCACTCGCCGCGGCGCTGAACGCCGACGTGTGCGAGATCTACACCGACGTCGACGGCATCTTTACCGCTGACCCGCGCATCGTGCCCAACGCCCGCCACCTCGACACGGTCAGCTTCGAGGAGATGCTGGAGCTGGCCGCCTGCGGCGCCAAGGTGCTGATGCTGCGGTGTGTGGAATATGCCCGTCGCTACGACGTTCCGATTCACGTCCGCTCGTCGTACACGGACAAACCAGGCACTCTCGTCAAAGGATCGATGGAGGACATCGGAATGGAAGACGCCATCCTGACCGGAGTAGCGCATGATCGCAGCGAGGCCAAGGTCACGGTCGTGGCCCTGCCCGACGTTCCCGGCTACGCCGCCAAGGTGTTCCGCGCGGTCGCCGACGCCGACGTGAACATCGACATGGTGCTGCAGAACATCTCGAAGATCGAGGACGGTAAGACCGACATCACGTTCACCTGCTCGCGTGAGAGTGGGCCGGGCGCGGTGGAGAAGCTCACCGCCCTGCAGAGCGAGATCGGTTTCTCCAAGGTGCTTTACGACGACCACATCGGCAAGGTTTCGCTGGTCGGCGCGGGCATGCGCAGCCATCCCGGCGTCACCGCGACGTTCTGCGAGGCCCTCGCGGAGGTCGGGGTGAACATCGATCTGATCTCCACCTCGGAGATCCGAATCTCGGTGCTGGTCAAGGACACTGAACTGGACAAGGCCGTCCTCGCGCTGCACGAGGCGTTCGGCCTCGGCGGTGACGAGGAAGCTGTCGTCTATGCGGGAACGGGACGTTGA
- a CDS encoding ammonium transporter has protein sequence MDTGTTAFMLCCIIGLTLMIPGLALFYGGMVSVKSSTNMMMMTIGSVAVVGVLWVLFGFSMVFGTSYSGFVGSPTEFAGLTDLLEAQTTVSGLPISLFAVFQALFAGITVALISGAVADRMKFGAWMGFATLWAVLVYFPVAHWVFAFDGVVTEDSVGGWIANKLGAVDFAGGTAVHINAGASALAVAIVLGKSAMFGQLRKPHNVPLTLLGAGLLWAGWYAFNGGSALAAGDSAAMVMVTTFVATCAAVLAWITVEKIKDGHVTGVGAASGAITGLVAITPACGAVTPIGAIFVGGIAGAICVYAVGLKSKFGYDDSLDVVGVHLVGGLIGTLLIGFFASEGMPNGVNGLFYGGGVDQLWKQAVAAGAVMVYSFAVAFAIAFAIKKTVGIRISPDEEEEGIDAKFHRESSYDMQPV, from the coding sequence GTGGACACGGGCACCACAGCATTCATGCTGTGTTGCATCATCGGCTTGACGCTGATGATTCCAGGGCTGGCGCTGTTTTACGGCGGCATGGTGTCGGTCAAGAGCTCGACGAACATGATGATGATGACCATCGGCTCAGTCGCGGTCGTCGGGGTCCTCTGGGTGCTCTTCGGCTTCTCGATGGTCTTCGGCACCTCCTATAGCGGCTTTGTCGGTAGTCCGACCGAATTCGCGGGGCTGACCGACCTGCTGGAGGCGCAGACCACCGTCTCCGGTCTTCCGATCAGCCTGTTCGCGGTATTCCAGGCCCTCTTCGCCGGGATTACCGTCGCGCTGATCTCCGGTGCGGTGGCCGACCGCATGAAGTTCGGCGCCTGGATGGGGTTCGCCACGCTGTGGGCGGTCCTGGTGTACTTCCCCGTCGCACACTGGGTGTTCGCATTCGACGGCGTCGTGACCGAGGACTCGGTCGGCGGTTGGATCGCGAACAAGCTCGGCGCCGTCGACTTCGCCGGTGGCACCGCGGTGCACATCAACGCTGGCGCGTCCGCCCTGGCCGTCGCGATCGTCCTCGGCAAGTCCGCGATGTTCGGGCAGCTGCGCAAGCCGCATAACGTGCCGCTGACCCTGCTCGGCGCCGGTCTGCTGTGGGCGGGCTGGTACGCGTTCAACGGTGGCTCCGCCTTGGCGGCCGGCGATTCGGCGGCCATGGTCATGGTCACGACGTTCGTCGCCACCTGCGCAGCGGTGCTGGCCTGGATCACCGTCGAGAAGATCAAGGACGGCCACGTCACGGGCGTGGGCGCGGCGTCGGGTGCGATCACCGGCCTGGTCGCGATCACCCCGGCCTGCGGCGCCGTCACTCCCATCGGGGCGATCTTCGTCGGCGGCATCGCCGGTGCGATCTGCGTGTACGCCGTTGGCCTGAAGTCGAAGTTCGGCTACGACGACTCGCTCGACGTCGTCGGCGTCCACCTCGTCGGCGGCCTGATCGGCACGCTGCTGATCGGCTTCTTCGCCAGCGAGGGCATGCCGAACGGTGTGAACGGCCTGTTCTATGGCGGCGGCGTCGACCAACTCTGGAAGCAGGCGGTGGCCGCGGGCGCGGTGATGGTGTACTCGTTCGCCGTCGCGTTCGCGATCGCCTTCGCCATCAAGAAGACAGTGGGCATCCGCATCTCGC
- a CDS encoding DUF4185 domain-containing protein, with amino-acid sequence MASRWALAGAVVGVWLAAAPAHADPPSPVPDPILHPLAPGQVLRIGPTAGTGTPTRDYGIGATDLCEFMEFPSGILQVCGDSFAGQAVGFGGWYSPIALHVETDSIDDPSGVRYDGVTGIDRQLLADPTVPGTSQLPAGVVQINRENYMMVTTVRDLDPLTSRLVKADPAQGNWPTLPNSERDATYEGSRQSQISGYYDPIPRPDSESGWVYIVADNFDRTGPLVLYRAQPDTFTDRSSWQGWSAGLGWGHSPTPLWSDWIGEMSIRQIDGKTVLSYFNATTGNMEVRVAHDPTGLGTAPVTTVVVATDWPEPVEHLGPPENNRLAQPYGGYISPGSTLEELRVFVSQWNTTARGGTPYRVIQFAVNPFKP; translated from the coding sequence GTGGCTTCTCGCTGGGCCCTCGCAGGCGCAGTAGTAGGTGTCTGGCTGGCCGCTGCCCCCGCCCACGCCGATCCGCCCTCGCCCGTTCCCGACCCGATCCTGCATCCGCTCGCGCCGGGCCAGGTGCTCCGCATCGGACCGACAGCCGGAACAGGCACGCCGACAAGGGATTACGGTATCGGCGCCACCGATCTCTGTGAGTTCATGGAGTTTCCCAGCGGCATCCTGCAGGTCTGTGGCGACAGCTTCGCCGGTCAGGCGGTGGGCTTCGGTGGCTGGTATTCACCGATCGCACTGCACGTGGAAACCGATTCGATCGATGACCCCAGCGGCGTGCGGTACGACGGTGTGACGGGTATCGACCGGCAGCTGCTGGCCGATCCGACAGTCCCGGGTACGTCGCAACTGCCTGCTGGGGTGGTGCAGATCAACCGCGAGAACTACATGATGGTCACCACGGTCCGCGATCTCGACCCGCTGACGTCGCGGTTGGTGAAAGCCGATCCGGCGCAAGGTAATTGGCCGACCTTGCCGAATTCAGAGCGCGATGCGACCTATGAGGGGTCGCGGCAGTCGCAGATCAGCGGCTATTACGACCCGATTCCCAGACCGGACTCCGAGAGCGGGTGGGTGTACATCGTCGCCGACAACTTCGACCGCACGGGACCGCTGGTGCTGTACCGCGCGCAGCCCGACACCTTCACCGACCGCAGCAGCTGGCAGGGCTGGTCGGCAGGGCTGGGCTGGGGACATTCGCCGACTCCCTTGTGGTCGGACTGGATCGGTGAGATGAGCATCCGCCAGATCGACGGTAAGACAGTGCTGTCGTACTTCAACGCCACGACCGGCAACATGGAGGTGCGGGTTGCCCATGATCCGACCGGCCTGGGCACCGCGCCGGTGACGACGGTCGTCGTCGCCACGGACTGGCCGGAGCCTGTGGAACACCTTGGGCCGCCGGAGAACAACCGGTTGGCCCAGCCATACGGCGGATACATCTCGCCAGGCTCCACGCTGGAAGAACTGCGCGTGTTCGTCAGCCAGTGGAACACCACTGCCCGCGGAGGAACGCCGTACCGGGTGATCCAGTTCGCGGTGAACCCGTTCAAGCCCTAG